In Sphingobacteriaceae bacterium, the following proteins share a genomic window:
- a CDS encoding inositol monophosphatase yields the protein MLPDNILNQVILTAKTAGAFIRQERENFNYANVEIKGLNDLVSYVDKTAEELIVKELHNIYKDAGFIVEENTRSEKRDYNWIVDPLDGTTNFIHGIPCYAVSIALEYKGEIVLGVVYEVSRDECFYAQKDKGAFLDGRAIQVSSRQTVSESLIATGFPIYDFGRVDNYLGALKYFMERTHGLRRIGAASVDLCYVACGRMDAYFEYNLKPWDVAAGALIVKEAGGSVYDFSGGNNWLFGKEVSCSNKLLDEEFNTIIREFFS from the coding sequence ATGCTGCCAGATAACATTTTAAATCAGGTAATCCTGACTGCAAAAACCGCCGGAGCCTTTATCAGACAAGAGCGTGAAAATTTTAATTACGCAAATGTCGAAATTAAAGGTTTGAATGATCTTGTGAGTTACGTAGACAAAACAGCAGAAGAGCTTATCGTGAAAGAGCTACATAACATTTATAAAGATGCCGGTTTTATAGTAGAAGAAAATACAAGAAGTGAAAAAAGAGACTATAATTGGATAGTTGACCCTTTGGATGGCACAACAAATTTTATACACGGCATTCCTTGTTATGCTGTAAGTATTGCTTTAGAATACAAAGGTGAAATAGTTCTTGGTGTTGTTTATGAAGTGAGTCGCGATGAGTGTTTTTACGCGCAAAAAGATAAAGGCGCTTTTTTGGACGGAAGAGCTATCCAGGTTTCGTCGCGTCAAACTGTTTCTGAAAGTCTTATTGCCACAGGCTTTCCCATTTATGACTTTGGAAGGGTTGACAACTACCTTGGCGCTCTAAAATATTTTATGGAGCGTACGCATGGCTTGAGAAGAATTGGTGCTGCATCTGTTGATCTTTGTTACGTGGCTTGCGGCCGAATGGATGCCTATTTTGAATACAATTTAAAACCCTGGGATGTTGCTGCAGGGGCGCTCATAGTAAAAGAAGCAGGTGGATCAGTTTATGATTTTTCGGGTGGAAATAATTGGCTCTTCGGTAAAGAAGTCTCGTGCTCGAATAAATTACTCGACGAAGAGTTTAACACAATCATTAGGGAATTTTTTTCGTAA
- a CDS encoding 50S ribosomal protein L11 methyltransferase, with translation MSYLAYRFTVEPPQPGSEILVAMISELGFESFDYSDTGFTAYIKEEEATTLDFSEFQFEDFVFAFTVEKIAATNWNAEWEKNFEPVFVDDLLCIRAPFHEKNATVKQEIVIMPKMSFGTGHHQTTRLMCRELFSTEVKNKRVLDMGCGTGILAILAKQLGAGDTVGIDIDEWSVENAKENCSANGFPDILLKQGDVDLLDNEKSFEIILANINKNILKAQIPSYSKIMDKDALLFLSGFFTTDVEELTQVAKANGFDFVRTVNENEWAMMQLKKV, from the coding sequence ATGAGTTATTTAGCATACAGGTTTACCGTAGAACCACCACAGCCCGGGTCAGAGATTCTTGTGGCCATGATTTCAGAACTAGGTTTTGAAAGTTTCGACTATTCTGATACAGGATTCACAGCTTATATAAAGGAAGAAGAAGCAACGACGCTTGATTTTTCAGAGTTTCAATTTGAAGATTTTGTATTTGCTTTTACGGTTGAAAAAATTGCGGCAACAAACTGGAATGCTGAGTGGGAAAAAAACTTTGAACCTGTTTTTGTGGATGATCTTTTATGTATTCGTGCTCCCTTCCACGAAAAAAACGCAACTGTAAAACAGGAAATTGTGATCATGCCAAAAATGAGTTTTGGCACAGGTCACCACCAAACTACAAGGTTGATGTGCCGGGAACTATTCTCTACAGAAGTAAAGAATAAACGGGTATTAGATATGGGTTGCGGCACTGGAATTCTTGCGATTCTCGCTAAGCAATTAGGTGCGGGTGATACTGTTGGAATCGACATTGATGAATGGAGCGTTGAAAATGCAAAAGAGAATTGCAGTGCCAATGGCTTTCCGGATATCCTTTTAAAGCAGGGAGATGTTGATCTGCTTGACAACGAAAAATCTTTCGAAATTATTTTAGCTAACATCAATAAAAATATTCTTAAAGCCCAAATTCCTTCTTATTCAAAGATCATGGATAAAGATGCGCTGCTCTTTTTGAGTGGTTTTTTTACTACAGACGTTGAAGAATTGACACAGGTGGCCAAAGCAAATGGTTTTGACTTTGTAAGAACAGTAAATGAAAATGAATGGGCCATGATGCAGCTCAAAAAAGTCTAA
- a CDS encoding triose-phosphate isomerase, with the protein MSRKKIVAGNWKMNLNWEEAFDLASAIKEKSGTIGGIQKVIFPPLPYLQMLSVIFREDRDFYIGAQNCSEHDKGAFTGEVSAAMIQSAGGNCVLVGHSERRAYFSETDSQLALKIDQALKSNLNVIFCFGEVLAERKAEQHFEVVRKQLESVLNHFPKDKITQLVLAYEPVWAIGTGETASPEQAQEMHAFIRRVIGEIFSEDIANEMPILYGGSCNAQNAKELFSCPDVDGGLIGGASLKADDFCIIMESFS; encoded by the coding sequence ATGAGCAGAAAAAAAATTGTTGCAGGTAACTGGAAAATGAACTTAAATTGGGAAGAGGCGTTTGACCTGGCCTCTGCTATAAAAGAAAAATCAGGCACTATTGGTGGGATACAGAAAGTCATTTTTCCTCCTTTACCTTATCTTCAAATGTTAAGTGTTATTTTTAGAGAGGACCGTGATTTTTATATTGGCGCTCAGAATTGCAGTGAGCATGATAAAGGAGCTTTTACAGGTGAGGTTTCGGCTGCAATGATTCAATCGGCAGGTGGTAATTGCGTGCTGGTAGGACATAGCGAGCGACGTGCTTATTTTTCGGAAACCGATTCTCAACTGGCTTTGAAAATTGATCAGGCTTTAAAAAGTAATCTTAATGTTATCTTTTGTTTTGGAGAAGTGCTGGCAGAACGCAAAGCGGAGCAACACTTTGAAGTAGTAAGAAAACAATTGGAAAGTGTTTTAAATCATTTTCCGAAGGATAAAATAACACAACTCGTTTTAGCTTATGAGCCTGTATGGGCTATAGGTACGGGTGAGACAGCCAGCCCTGAGCAGGCCCAGGAAATGCATGCTTTTATAAGAAGGGTAATTGGTGAAATTTTTTCGGAGGATATCGCGAACGAAATGCCTATCCTTTACGGTGGAAGTTGCAATGCTCAAAATGCAAAAGAGCTTTTCTCTTGTCCCGATGTGGATGGCGGTTTAATTGGCGGAGCGAGTTTGAAGGCAGACGATTTTTGTATTATCATGGAATCTTTCTCATGA
- a CDS encoding ABC transporter permease, giving the protein MIKFVLKKLFYGLVVLLGVITTIFFLFNVLPGDPASVMLGQRANKDAIDAIHRDLGTDKPISSQYLNYLNDLSPVSLHNYRDEGDLSYLNPDKYDWTPLFTLGKKEVVVLKFPYLRRSYITKKNVSEIIKETLPETAVLAFVAIIIASVIGILLGIVTAVKKNSVLDRSIFFLATVFGMSAPSFLVGLIMAWLFGYVLADYTGLNPSGSLFELNIDGEELKLKNLILPALTLGMRPLSIVIQLTRSSLLDVLSQDYIRTARAKGLSFSKIVFKHALKNALNPVITAISGWFAGLMAGAVFVEKIFSWKGIGNEVVEALNNNDLPVVMGATLIFASIFVIINIVVDIIYGILDPRVRVK; this is encoded by the coding sequence GTGATAAAATTTGTCTTAAAAAAATTATTTTATGGGCTGGTTGTACTTTTAGGAGTTATTACCACCATCTTCTTTTTGTTTAATGTTTTGCCAGGCGATCCGGCTTCGGTTATGCTTGGACAAAGAGCCAACAAGGATGCCATTGATGCGATTCACAGGGATTTAGGAACCGACAAACCAATAAGTAGTCAATACCTCAATTATCTGAATGATCTTTCTCCTGTTTCGCTTCATAACTACAGGGATGAGGGGGATCTTTCTTATCTCAATCCGGATAAATACGATTGGACCCCTTTATTTACCCTTGGGAAAAAAGAAGTAGTGGTTTTAAAATTTCCCTACCTGAGAAGGAGTTACATTACAAAAAAGAACGTCTCAGAAATTATTAAAGAAACCTTACCTGAAACGGCCGTCCTGGCCTTTGTAGCCATCATTATTGCGTCCGTAATTGGTATTCTATTGGGCATTGTAACTGCTGTAAAAAAGAATTCGGTGCTTGACCGGAGTATTTTTTTCCTGGCTACGGTTTTTGGTATGAGCGCTCCTTCGTTTCTTGTGGGGTTGATTATGGCCTGGTTATTCGGCTATGTACTGGCGGATTACACCGGATTAAATCCCTCGGGAAGTTTATTTGAACTCAACATTGATGGTGAAGAATTAAAATTGAAAAATCTTATACTGCCGGCATTAACTTTAGGCATGCGTCCTTTGAGCATTGTTATTCAATTAACCAGAAGTTCTTTGCTGGATGTTTTGTCGCAGGATTATATTCGTACCGCGAGAGCGAAAGGATTATCGTTTAGCAAGATTGTTTTTAAACATGCCTTAAAAAACGCTTTAAACCCTGTTATTACAGCTATTTCGGGTTGGTTTGCGGGTTTAATGGCTGGCGCAGTTTTTGTAGAAAAGATCTTCAGTTGGAAAGGAATAGGAAACGAAGTGGTAGAAGCTTTAAATAATAACGATCTTCCTGTAGTAATGGGAGCCACTTTAATTTTTGCTTCTATTTTTGTAATCATAAATATAGTAGTGGATATTATTTATGGCATTTTAGATCCACGTGTACGGGTAAAATAA